A part of Streptantibioticus cattleyicolor NRRL 8057 = DSM 46488 genomic DNA contains:
- a CDS encoding MAB_1171c family putative transporter — MDVIFQEPVTLMLIIGSVWKLVDLARAPHDRLLRTLVACLLMLTAGELLSYPQASHAVDEVTAVGVGKVAFNAVYMAGLCALILFFHSCMRGERARYRRQFRFNTALLAGVVAVLTAAVVVTPAPLRGHTLSTPHMARPSIACFYLVGNAYFLYAYVTSALCAVRYARLASRHLALGLWTAALGLFGLAVTSVGRMVWVFLRIDRPGSHQAFNTVNWSVADWSMGVVLVGISYSAGVQLCTHLRSTLHHRRMYEELTPLWTALAAAYPELVLKREPVGSRFRLRRTHERFYRRLIECRDALVRLSPYLTRVAPGADLARGPADQLARYISEALRLKPATEDPDTAYSAAPVAFPARNDVEADARELIAISLAYAKGNREQAADPR; from the coding sequence GTGGACGTAATCTTCCAGGAACCGGTCACCCTGATGCTGATCATCGGGTCGGTCTGGAAGCTGGTCGACCTGGCGCGCGCGCCGCACGACCGGCTGCTGCGGACCCTGGTGGCCTGTCTGCTGATGCTCACCGCCGGGGAACTGCTCAGCTACCCGCAGGCCAGCCACGCGGTCGACGAGGTCACCGCGGTCGGCGTCGGCAAGGTGGCGTTCAACGCCGTCTACATGGCCGGGCTGTGCGCGCTGATCCTGTTCTTCCACTCCTGCATGCGCGGGGAACGGGCCCGGTACCGGCGGCAGTTCCGGTTCAACACCGCGCTGCTCGCCGGGGTGGTGGCGGTGCTGACCGCCGCCGTCGTCGTCACCCCGGCGCCGCTGCGCGGCCACACGCTGAGCACCCCGCACATGGCGCGGCCCTCCATCGCCTGCTTCTACCTGGTCGGCAACGCCTACTTCCTCTACGCCTACGTCACCTCGGCGCTGTGCGCGGTGCGGTACGCGCGGCTGGCCAGCCGCCATCTCGCGCTGGGCCTGTGGACGGCGGCGCTCGGCCTGTTCGGGCTGGCGGTCACCTCGGTCGGGCGGATGGTGTGGGTCTTCCTGCGGATCGACCGGCCCGGCTCGCACCAGGCGTTCAACACCGTCAACTGGTCGGTCGCCGACTGGTCGATGGGGGTGGTGCTGGTCGGGATCAGCTACTCCGCCGGGGTGCAGCTGTGCACGCATCTGCGTTCCACCCTGCACCACCGCCGGATGTACGAGGAGCTGACCCCGCTGTGGACGGCGCTGGCCGCCGCCTACCCCGAGCTGGTCCTCAAGCGCGAACCGGTCGGCTCCCGCTTCCGGCTGCGCCGCACCCACGAGCGCTTCTACCGGCGGCTCATCGAGTGCCGGGACGCGCTGGTACGGCTCAGCCCCTATCTGACCCGGGTCGCCCCCGGCGCCGACCTCGCCCGGGGCCCCGCCGACCAGCTCGCGCGGTACATCTCCGAGGCGCTGCGCCTCAAGCCGGCCACCGAGGACCCCGACACCGCGTACTCCGCCGCCCCCGTCGCCTTCCCCGCCCGCAACGACGTGGAGGCCGACGCCCGGGAACTCATCGCCATCTCCCTCGCCTACGCGAAAGGCAACCGTGAGCAAGCTGCTGATCCTCGCTGA
- a CDS encoding amidohydrolase family protein has product MSKLLILADRIVTGPASHVTGDGAVLLDGEVIAAVGPAASLEPSVDRAVPRLRCPGATVLPGLIDCHVHLAFDAGPDPVRAVAEADPDELAAAMADRARQLVASGVTTVRDLGDRDAMTVALRAAVDSGRTPGPRILAATAPLTSPGGHCGFLGGEVGGDEEIRTRIAENAKAGADLIKVMASGGALTPGGPRMWQSQFTRAQLRLIVEEAAAHGLDVAAHAHGTDAIADCVAAGVRTLEHCSWRTAEGMVYDPEVTRRIVAEDIAVCRCVSGDWRLFLEQLGPERAEAMSVIIRSMREAGVRFIAGTDAGVPGARFGDYVGMLEFFVSLGFSPAEVVDMATTHAAHALRLSDTGVLAPGKRADLLVVAGDPLAGLDALRRVEHVFAAGRRVTG; this is encoded by the coding sequence GTGAGCAAGCTGCTGATCCTCGCTGACCGGATCGTCACCGGCCCCGCGTCCCATGTCACCGGTGACGGCGCCGTTCTGCTGGACGGCGAGGTGATCGCCGCCGTCGGCCCGGCCGCGTCGCTGGAGCCGTCGGTGGACCGGGCGGTGCCCCGGCTGCGGTGTCCGGGGGCGACGGTGCTGCCGGGGCTGATCGACTGCCATGTGCACCTGGCGTTCGACGCCGGACCCGACCCGGTGCGCGCGGTGGCCGAGGCCGACCCGGACGAGCTGGCCGCCGCGATGGCCGACCGCGCCCGGCAGTTGGTGGCCTCCGGGGTCACCACGGTCCGCGACCTCGGCGACCGGGACGCGATGACGGTGGCGTTGCGTGCCGCCGTGGACTCCGGACGGACGCCCGGGCCGCGAATCCTGGCCGCCACCGCCCCGCTGACCTCACCCGGCGGCCACTGCGGTTTCCTCGGCGGCGAGGTCGGCGGCGACGAGGAGATCCGGACCCGGATCGCGGAGAACGCCAAGGCCGGCGCCGACCTGATCAAGGTGATGGCCTCCGGCGGCGCCCTCACCCCGGGCGGCCCGCGCATGTGGCAGTCCCAGTTCACCCGCGCCCAACTGCGGCTGATCGTCGAGGAGGCCGCCGCCCACGGGCTGGACGTCGCCGCCCACGCGCACGGCACCGACGCCATCGCCGACTGCGTGGCCGCCGGGGTCCGTACCCTCGAACACTGCTCCTGGCGCACCGCCGAGGGCATGGTGTACGACCCGGAGGTCACCCGGCGCATCGTCGCCGAGGACATCGCGGTGTGCCGTTGTGTCTCCGGGGACTGGCGGCTCTTCCTGGAGCAGCTCGGCCCGGAGCGGGCGGAGGCGATGTCGGTGATCATCCGGAGCATGCGCGAGGCCGGTGTGCGCTTCATCGCCGGCACCGACGCCGGGGTGCCGGGGGCGCGGTTCGGGGACTACGTGGGGATGCTGGAGTTCTTCGTCTCGCTGGGCTTCTCCCCCGCCGAGGTCGTCGACATGGCCACCACCCATGCCGCGCACGCCCTGCGGCTGTCCGACACCGGCGTGCTGGCCCCGGGCAAGCGGGCCGACCTCCTCGTGGTGGCCGGGGACCCGCTGGCCGGCCTGGACGCCCTGCGCCGCGTCGAGCACGTCTTCGCGGCGGGGCGGCGCGTCACCGGGTGA